The following coding sequences are from one Schizosaccharomyces osmophilus chromosome 1, complete sequence window:
- the crn1 gene encoding actin binding protein, coronin Crn1 produces MSGRFVRASKYRHIFGQTCKKELCYDNIKLSNNAWDSNLISANPFYLSVNWNSGAGGAIAVIPLQNRGKLPDQANLFRGHTAAVLDTDWNPFHDQVLASGGDDAKIMLWKVPEDYTVLEPYEDVHPVAHLTGHSRKVGHIQFHPAAANVLASSSADKTIKLWDCEKGIAQVTLPMNEICQSISFNADGNLLVSTGRDKKIRIWDPRTEKPVSVSNGHAGAKNSRSVWLGSLNRIATTGFSKMSDRQLALWDPANMSEPIGGFNTLDSGSGILMPFWDDGTNVIYLAGKGDGNIRYYELENDVFHYLSEFKSVDPQRGMAFVPKRGVNAAENEVMRAYKSVNDTIIEPISFIVPRRSEAYQSDIYPPAPSGKPSLSADEWFSGKDAPVDRMDMSLLYETKGPVSKITTVKVPTQEVQKDADKTPISVKPSKKEEPARASPAQEKAPENFSSNKKEEKELSKEEKKDPGEKKSLEKETQKKLENKVLPEQATKSEKKDTEREAPASAHAKPLEKKKDVVENGINEALIKREKELSVSRMPTISSPDQDDNLVQKLDTIEKRYKEEMSVRDWKIAQLEERVTKLSEAIEKHFSL; encoded by the exons ATGAGCGGAAGATTCGTGAGAGCTAGCAAATATC GTCATATCTTTGGACAAACATGCAAGAAAGAGCTTTGTTATGATAATATAAAG CTCAGCAACAATGCTTGGGATTCTAATTTAATAAGCGCGAATCCTTTCTATTTGAGTGTCAATTGGAACTCAGGAGCCGGCGGTGCTATTGCTGTCATTCCCTTACAAAATCGAGGAAAACTCCCTGATCAAGCCAACTTATTTCGTGGTCATACTGCTGCTGTTTTGGATACCGATTGGAATCCATTCCACGACCAGGTGTTGGCATCTGGAGGTGATGACGCCAAG ATTATGCTATGGAAAGTTCCTGAAGACTACACAGTTTTGGAGCCTTACGAAGATGTGCATCCTGTTGCTCATTTAACAGGACATAGTCG taaggTCGGGCATATCCAGTTTCATCCTGCAGCTGCGAATGTGCTGGCGTCTTCAAGTGCTGATAAAACCATTAAATTATGGGATTGTGAGAAAGGAATTGCTCAAGTAACACTTCCCATGAATGAAATTTGTCAATCTATCTCTTTTAACGCTGATGGAAATTTGCTTGTTAGTACGGGTCGTGATAAGAAAATTCGAATTTGGGATCCTCGTACCGAAAAACCAGTTTCAGTTTCCAATGGTCATGCTGGAGCGAAGAATTCGAGAAGCGTTTGGCTTGGGAGCTTAAACCGTATTGCTACCACCGGATTTAGCAAAATGAGTGATCGACAACTCGCTCTGTGGGATCCTGCTAATATGTCTGAACCAATTGGAGGTTTCAATACTTTAGACTCTGGTTCAGGTATTTTAATGCCTTTTTGGGATGATGGTACGAATGTTATTTACCTTGCCGGAAAAGGTGACGGTAACATACGTTATTACGAACTTGAAAACGATGTTTTTCATTATCTTTCTGAATTTAAATCTGTTGATCCCCAACGTGGTATGGCTTTTGTTCCAAAAAGAGGCGTAAACGCTGCCGAAAACGAGGTTATGCGTGCCTATAAATCTGTTAACGATACGATCATCGAACCTATTAGTTTCATCGTTCCTCGACGCTCTGAAGCTTATCAGAGCGACATTTATCCTCCTGCTCCTTCCGGAAAACCAAGCTTATCTGCGGATGAATGGTTCTCTGGCAAGGATGCTCCAGTTGATAGAATGGACATGTCTTTACTTTATGAGACTAAAGGTCCAGTATCTAAAATAACAACCGTTAAGGTTCCTACGCAAGAGGTTCAGAAAGATGCTGATAAGACACCTATTTCTGTAAAGCCTTCtaagaaagaagaaccaGCTAGGGCTTCGCCTGCACAAGAGAAAGCTCCAGaaaatttttcatcaaacaagaaagaagaaaaggagctttctaaagaggaaaagaaagatccTGGAGAGAAGAAATCTTTAGAGAAGGAGACGCAGAAgaaattagaaaataaGGTTTTGCCAGAGCAGGCCACAAAgtcagaaaagaaagacacTGAACGAGAAGCTCCTGCTTCTGCTCATGCGAAGCccttggaaaaaaagaaggatgtGGTTGAAAATGGTATCAATGAGGCTTTAATTAAGCGTGAAAAAGAGTTATCTGTATCTCGGATGCCTACAATTTCTTCCCCTGACCAAGATGATAATCTTGTTCAAAAGTTAGATACTATTGAGAAACGATACAAGGAAGAAATGTCTGTTCGAGACTGGAAAATTGCTCAGTTAGAGGAGAGGGTGACGAAACTCTCTGAGGCTATAGAAAAGCACTTTTCCCTTTAA
- the hrk1 gene encoding haspin related kinase Hrk1, with protein MPSGMRTYGTRRRYVSKDNAIWASLDELPQALHMIDTNVTNNEFNKHTSSFSLEIDKKSSGAKRSEDKSVKSLPKAVDKTDGRHSKSNLHLVPTIVVPSHGRNINETKDNSALNTSTSEPKSTSDTNTRLQENSHKMPTQLAFLLGLVDQEMPVSFKDYIKSFKSPIYKIGEASYSEVFKVEKDEPIVLKIMPFGKKNQIRCSDIINELKITKKLSKLEGYVNLRRAIIVKGTYPSILIEEWDKYDLQKESENERPNRYHSSQLYCILCLNHSGTDLEHVELSNWFEAWLIFNKTMKVLAIGERNFEFEHRDMHWGNILIKRRDDEDLSYLLDEVSFDEFDSSNTSLTVPERSSTADSLDITLIDFTLARMRHTGSSSPIFNEFDDPDLFNGRDDYQFDIYRLMAKVTKGHWDEYFPKTNILWLHYLLHQILYRKTIPKPRDHHEQQLMERLKKLFKLLEPLQRSRRGSCPLQNCAFSSATSLDEWVSQRFDE; from the exons ATGCCTTCCGGTATGCGAACATATGGCACTCGCCGACGTTATGTGAGTAAAGATAATGCCATATGGGCCTCTTTGGACGAATTACCTCAAGCATTACACATGATTGACACTAATGTAACAAACAACGAATTTAATAAGCATACCTCGTCTTTTTCGcttgaaattgataaaaAGTCTTCGGGCGCTAAAAGGAGTGAAGATAAATCAGTTAAATCATTACCTAAGGCTGTTGATAAAACAGATGGAAGACATTCAAAGAGTAATTTGCATTTGGTGCCCACGATTGTTGTTCCAAGTCATGGTAGGAatataaatgaaacaaaagataaCAGTGCTCTGAATACTTCTACTTCTGAACCGAAGTCGACTTCGGATACAAATACACGGcttcaagaaaattctCACAAAATGCCAACCCAGCTTGCATTCCTACTAGGTTTAGTGGATCAAGAAATGCCggtttcttttaaagattATATTAAATCGTTCAAATCTCCTATATACAAAATCGGGGAAGCTAGCTATAGTGAGGTCTTCAAAGTAGAGAAGGATGAGCcaattgttttgaaaattatgccttttggaaaaaaaaatcagaTTCGCTGTTCAGACATCATAAACGAGCTAAAAATTACTAAAAAGCTTAGTAAACTTGAAGGTTATGTAAATCTTCGACGTGCAATTATTGTCAAAGGAACATATCCATCAATTTTAATCGAAGAATGGGACAAATACGATTTGCAGAAAGAATCTGAGAATGAACGACCAAACCGGTATCATTCATCTCAGCTGTATTGTATACTATGCTTAAATCATAGTGGTACAGACTTGGAGCATGTGGAACTGTCTAATTGGTTTGAAGCTTGGTTgatttttaataaaacaatgaaGGTTCTTGCAATTGGCgaaagaaattttgaatttgaacaTAGAGATATGCATTGGGGGAATATATTAATAAAGAGACGAGACGATGAGGACCTCTCATATTTATTGGATGAAGTGTCCTTTGATGAATTCGATTCTTCTAATACTTCATTGACAGTGCCAGAACGAAGCTCTACTGCTGATTCACTTGACATTACCTTAATTGATTTTACATTGGCTCGAATGCGACATACAGGTTCGTCATCTCCtatatttaatgaatttgatGACCCTGATTTATTTAATGGACGAG ATGACTATCAATTTGATATTTACAGACTGATGGCCAAAGTTACTAAAGGGCATTGGGATGAAtactttccaaaaactaACATTCTCTGGTTACATTATTTATTACATCAAATTCTGTATAGGAAAACCATCCCTAAACCTCGCGATCATCATGAGCAACAGTTGATGGAACGTCTTAAAAAACTGTTTAAGTTATTAGAACCGCTCCAGCGTTCCCGAAGAGGGTCGTGTCCTCTCCAGAACTGTGCGTTTTCTTCCGCCACTTCTCTTGATGAATGGGTCAGTCAGCGGTTTGATGAGTGA